A genomic stretch from Deltaproteobacteria bacterium includes:
- a CDS encoding ABC transporter substrate-binding protein, whose amino-acid sequence MKRLLIPMMSSARGSGTNRSAVRSTLCIALLVALAAAPAVAGAPQQCVRQTLDAESAVLDDPHLQGPSKERDRRERVAKIIHESFDFRAMARESLGSHWASLTPEQRDRFVGLFAQLFERSYDRLVLRFLGGSTTTYGTESVDAERAVVKTALHRKGGDELPVDYRLTADGGVWKISDVVVDGVSLAGNFRAQFDKTIRASSYDALVQRIETKLAEAK is encoded by the coding sequence ATGAAGCGGTTGTTGATTCCCATGATGTCCTCAGCTAGGGGCTCAGGCACGAACCGTTCAGCTGTGAGATCGACGCTCTGTATCGCCCTGCTCGTCGCACTCGCCGCCGCGCCTGCGGTCGCGGGAGCGCCGCAGCAATGTGTCCGCCAGACGCTCGACGCCGAGTCGGCGGTGCTGGACGATCCTCACCTCCAAGGACCGAGCAAGGAGCGCGACCGCCGCGAGCGGGTCGCGAAGATCATACACGAGTCGTTCGACTTCCGGGCAATGGCGCGGGAGTCCCTCGGATCGCACTGGGCGAGTCTCACGCCCGAGCAGCGGGACCGGTTCGTCGGCCTCTTCGCGCAGCTCTTCGAGCGCTCGTACGACCGCCTCGTGCTGCGCTTCCTGGGCGGCAGCACGACGACCTACGGCACGGAGTCGGTCGATGCGGAGCGCGCGGTCGTGAAGACCGCGCTCCACCGCAAGGGCGGCGACGAGCTCCCGGTTGACTACCGCCTCACTGCGGATGGCGGCGTCTGGAAGATCTCCGACGTCGTCGTCGACGGCGTGAGCCTCGCCGGGAACTTTCGCGCACAGTTCGACAAGACGATCCGGGCGTCGTCGTATGACGCGCTCGTGCAGCGGATCGAGACGAAGCTGGCCGAAGCGAAGTAA